A region of the Clostridium estertheticum subsp. estertheticum genome:
ACGCCTCTATGAGTACTATTTAATGTCCAATAAAACAAATTAGAAAAAGGAACACAACCTATAAGCACTAATGGTAATAACTTTTTAAAAAGATTTTTCAAACAATCAGTCCTTTCTTCAAAGACTATTTTAACGGAAATTTGCAATTCTTTCAATGATTTTTTTGAAATAAAGTTATAAATATTATTTAATTACCATAAAAACTAACCAACTTCAAATTGGTTACAACTTTTAGCTAAAACTGTAATTGCCAAACGTCACTAAAAAGGGATATACGCCGTTTAAGAAGGTGTAATTGTTTTTTCTATAAGATATGCTTATTGAAGCTTATTCCCTCTTATACTGGCTCTAAGAGTTTAAAATATGCTATATTAAATACATATACCTATGTATTTTTACAAAACAAACAAAAAAAGAGTCGATTATGGCTCTTTTTTATTGTAAAATGAAGTTTATAATTTTATTAAATCTAAATCTGAAATTAGTTTTACTGTAAACGCTACTCTTAGATACCAAACTTTCTGTTAATAGAAGTTTATTATTTGCATATACATCTAACCTTCCAATTTTTTCACCTTGATGTACTGGTGCATAAACCTCATATAATGGTTTTTTAACTTTAATTTCAATTTTTTGATCATTTTTAACTGGAATTATAATATCTTTTTTACTTACTATTTCTACATTGCTATCTCCATTTTTCAAAATAATTTTTCCTAGAATATCACCTTTACTTACAACCTTTTTATATTTATAAGTTTTTTCAATATAGTTATTTATTTTTTCAGTTTCTTTCCATCTAGGAGTACAATTTAATGTTATAATAATAATATCTCTATTTTGAATTTTGACAGAAGTCACTAGACATTTACCTGCTTTGCCTGTGAATCCTGTTTTTACACCCGTTGAATTTGGTAAAACAGACAAAATTTTATTGATATTGTGATAACTTCTAGTAAAATCATAGTCCTTTGCAATAATATCTTTTGAGCCTACTATATCATTAAAAATTTTAACCTCTTTTGCCTTTGCAGTTATTAAAGCTAAATCATATGCAGTTGAATAATGATTACTACTATCCAATCCATGAGGAGATTCAAAATTACTATTTAATAATCCAATTTCTAGGGCATACTCATTCATAAGTTTTAAAAACTCATCAACACTACCACTTACCCCTTCAGCAATTGCAATTGCTGCATCATTTCCAGACCTCATTAAAAGTCCATATAATAATTCTTTTAAAGTTATCTCCTCTCCTTCTTTTAAACCTATTTCGGAACCGCGTATAGTTGCTGCCTTTTTTGATATAATTATTTTCTTGTTTAAATCACCACATTTAATTGCAACAAGTGCAGTTATTATCTTTGTAGTGCTTGCAATTTCAATTGGAGTATATGCATTCTTTTCATATAAAACAACTTTTGAATCGCAATCTAACGCTATAGCACTAATTGCATTAACATATAGATCCTCAGCATGGACAGTTTGAACTAATGTGGAAAATAGTAAAACTAAGCTTAAAGATAATGATAAATACACTTTAGATTTTTTTGTCATGATTTCACCTCTTTTAATTTTCATAACTTTTAAAGTATCTCCTTCTTTTAAAAAATATTATGTCCTTTATTGATTTTTTTATTGATTTCTGAGCATAATACCAATTATTAGATAGATTGGAGGTTGTGATGTTTAAATTTATAATAGTGTTTCTTTTTGTGTTAACAATTGTATTATTTCCAATCCATTTAAAAATAACTCTTAAATACACAAACAAAGTCTTGGAAATTTATATATATAAAAAGAAACTAGAGGTAAATAAATCCTTAAAAAGCAATTCAAAGGATCAATTAAAGGCTAAACCTACAAAAATATTTTTTAAACCATTAAATTTAAGAGATATAGATTTAAGTGATATAAATTTAAGTGATATAAATTTAATTATTCATAAATTTAAAAAGTTAAAGTTTAAGCCAACATTAACTTTAAATACTAAACTAGAATATGGATTCGACGATGCTGCCTTGGTAGCTATAGTATTTGGTTTAATTCATTCAACCTACAGTCTTTTGTATTTGATATTAATAAATTTTGTTAAAATTAAAAACATTGATCTTAAAGTTACGCCTCAATTTAAAGAAAATAATCTAAATATGGAAATTTCGAGTATAATATACATCAATTTTGTAAAAATTATTTATATGGCATTTATAATATTACCTTGCCTTATAAACATAAAACATAACAAAACAAATTTCAAAAAATATAGAGGAGGAAATGTACATGGATAATCATCCAATTGAAAATTTAATGAGGAGCACCATGGAGAGTATAAAAGATATGATAGATGTTAACACCATTGTAGGAGACCCTGTAAAATCCTTAGATGGAACTACAATTATTCCTATATCAAGAGTATGTTTTGGTTTTGCATCTGGGGGTAGTGAGTTTAATAATGTTAATACTGCTGACTCAACTAATAAATATCCTTTCGGAGGTGGTTCTGGCGCCGGAGTCACGGTTAAACCAGTCGCGTTTTTAGTTGTTAAGAATGATTCAATTAGGCTATTATCTGTAGATCAGCAAAACACATATGATAAAATTGTTGATACCGTACCACAAGTTATCGATATTATTAAAGGTATGTTTAAAGATAAATGTGCTAATGATACAGAACCTGAAAATAAAGAATCAGACAATAAACAAAAGTGCGATGAATAATTATTATTGAATTTCTATAACAACTTATAAAGTTAAAATATTAACCCCAGCCAAATAAAGTTTTTTAATTTAAAAACTTTATTCGACTGGGGTTACAACTATATGTATAATTGATATTTTAAATATTTACTTTACCTGATTAATATCAACATCAGGCTGCAAATTTTCTTTGTTAAATCATCTCCTGGGTCGCTGCAATATTAACGACTTCAGAAGTAAATTTATATTTCCACTGAAGTTTTCTATTTATTATGGTATGTAACTTCCATTTATAAAAGTGGAGACTTTCCTTCTGAAATGTCGTTAAACTCTTCTAAAGAAGGCATTTCATTTAGATTAAGAAAATTAAAATGTTTAAGAAATTCATCTGTGGTTACATATATGATTGGTCTTCCCGGAACATTTTTTCGTCCACTTTCTTTAATTAATCTTTTTTCTGACAAGGTGTAAATTGCTCTATCGCTCTTAACTCCTCTTATATCCTCAACCTCCACTCTCGTCATTGGCTGCTTATAAGCAATTATGGCTAAAGTTTCAAGTGAAGCTTGAGATAAAGATTGCCTGACATTTATCTTTAATAGCTTTTGGACATATTCACTATTACATGGTTTTGTAACAAGTTGATATTCATCATTAGTTTCTATAATTCTAATGCCTCTCTGCTCATGCTGATATTTTACTTTTAATTCATTTATTAACTTCATCGTAAATTCAATACTGCATTCTAAAATATTTGCAATTTCTGTTAATTTCAATGATTCTCCAGCAACAAATAGCAACGATTCAATAATAGAATAATATATATTATTAGTAGAAATATCCTTGCCTTCTAATTGTTTAATATTAAACTCATTCATATTAATTTACCCTTTCTAAATATATAGCTTTAAAATTGTTTTCTTGAAATACTCGTACACTCCTAATCTTAATTAACTCAAGTAACGCTAAGAACATAACAATAACTTCTATTTTAGATGAATAACCATAGATTAAGTTTGTAAAGTGGATTTTTCCAAAATGATTTAGCTTTTGTTTTAATTCCTCCATCTTATCTTCTATTTTATATTCATCTATCAATATTTCTTTATTTACAATAATATCTGTATTCATCTTATTTTTATATTTTTCCATTAAACTATTATATAAATTATGCAAATCAAAAATTGTAATATTTTTTAAAAAATCTACTTCTTTACTATTCTGATTATCTTCTTCAATTATTTCTGGTTTTTTACTAATCATTATACCTGTCTCTTGCTCCATAATCTTCAAATTTTCAGCTATAACTTTATATTTTCTATATTCCACTAGTTTGTCCATTAATTCCTTTTCCACATCATATTCATCTTCAGTACTAATGTCTTCTTTATTTTTGGGCAACAAATATTTTGATTTAATTTCAATTAAAGTTGCAGCTATAACAATAAATTCTGATGTCATTTCTAAATCCATTTCTCTCATACTTCTAAGATACTCCAAATACTGATTCGTAATTTCAACAATGTTAATATCATAAATATTCATCTTATTTTTCTTTATAAGGTGCAATAATAAGTCAAACGGGCCTTCAAAATTAGTTACCTTTATACTTACTGGCATGTACGCTCTCTCCTATATAAACAAATAATTATAAAGAAATATTCATTTTACTTTAATTTCTTTATATCAAGTTTAATTTAAGTATAATATTAAAATATATAAAATGATACATTTTATAAAAAATAACCTCTAAGCAAATATTTATTTGCTTAGAAGTTATTTTATTTATCTTTAAAATATTGGGTAGTTAAATTGCTTTATCAAATAAGTCTGTAAAATTATTTATAATGTTATCCCATACCCTAGATTTTTTAATATCTCTATCACTACAAATATTAATCTTACCACATAGTTTGTTATCAACATATATTTCACAAGATCCAATAACTACATTTTTTTTATAATCTATCAATCCTTGTTTTAGAACGAGTTTTTTAGTTATTATATTCTTATTACCTCTTTCAAGAGTTAGAAGAAAATCTTCTTGTGCTTTAGCGATTAGAAACTTGTCACCCTTTTTATTTAAAATTACTTTTTCTAAATTTTGATCCTTCACTATTACCTTTTTAGTTTCAAATTTAGAGAAACCATAATTCATTAACATACTTGCATCACTATTTCTTATTTTAAAAGTTGGTGCACCCATAATTATTGCAAGCACTCTAACATTATTTTGTTTTGCAGTAGCTGATATGCAATATTTTGCTTCATTTGTAAATCCAGTTTTAAGTCCATCACATCCATTAAAAAATCTAACAAGCTTATTATGGTTTACGAGACCTATAGGAGCTTTCCTTCCCTCAGAAATAGTTTCCATGTATGTTGATGAATATTTTAATATTTTAGGATGTTTTAATAATTCTCTAGACATAATTGAAATATCATATGCTGTTGTAATATGTCCATCTGCACTTAAACCAGTGCAGTTTTTAAAACTAGTATCTTTCATATCCAAACTTTTAGCTTTTGCATTCATCATATTAACAAAAGCCCCTTCACTACCTGCTAAGTACTCTGCCATTGCAACGGCTGCATCATTTCCTGATGCAATAGCAATTCCTTTTAAAATTTCTTCTACAGTTCTAACTTCACCTGTATCAAGTATCATACTACTTCCACCCATTTTTTTCGAGTTTTCACTTACAGTTATCTTATCGGTTAATTTTATTTTACCAGAATCTACTGCCTCCATAGCAAGTAACATAGTCATTATTTTAGTTACCGAAGCTGGAGCAAATTTTTCATGAGAATTTTTTTCATATATTATTTTGCCACTAGTTGGTTCCATTAATAATGCTGACTTTGCCTGAACGACAATCCCTTTGTCATCTTTATTTTCTGCTTTGGCCGGCATGTTACAAAACTGCGTGGTAAAAATTAATGATAACATTAAACATAATACATTTCTAAATCTTCTTTTCATATTTATCCTCCTCATAATCCTTTATGCTAGATGACAATTCATAAAAGTCATCTGCACTGCTTAAAATTCATAACATTATTTTTACCAAAACATATTGATATTATCACTATTTATCTATAATAATTAAAAAATTTATTTTATCCATAGAACAAAAATAAGAATTCGTCTTTATTTATAAAGACGAATTCTTATTTTTCTCTGTTCACTTTGTGATATGAAAACTAATTAATTTATTTAAATTATTTTCTAAATGTATATCTATGCTCTAGGAAAAGTGTTCTTGTAAATCTCTGCTATTTTATTTTTTTTAATTACTGTTGAATAAATTTGAGTTGTGGACATACTATTATGTCCAAGTAGCTCCTGAACTGCACTTATACCTGCACCATTTTGTAATAAATGTACAGCAAATGAATGTCTTATTGTGTAAGAATTTATTGTTTTTTTTATGCTAGTAGTTTTAGCATATTCTTTAATGATTTTCCAAAAACCTTGCCTTGTCATTTTCTCACTTTTTGTGTTTAAAAAAAGTAAATTTAAGTTATTTAAGTTTATTTTATTTCTAATCTTTAAATATTCTGACGTACAGCTAATCGCATGTGTACCTATTGGAATTATTCTTTCATTTTTTCTACCATTATTACATGTTATGTATAACGAATCTAAATTAATATCATATACTGTTAAACTCAAAAGTTCCGAGACCTTCATGCCTGTTGCATACATTAATTCTAACATTGCTTTATCTCTACATCCTTTAATTGTTAATTGCTCTGGTTGATTTAATAATTCATCTATCTCCTCAATTGATAAAATCTGAGGTATATTCCGTTTGATTTTTGGGAGAGAAAAATAAGCTGTTGGATCATTTTGGGCAAGGTTGTTTTTAATAAGATATTTATAGTAATTTCTAATAGAAACAATACTTCTTGCTATCGAACTATTCGCTTTGCCTTCTTTTTTTAGATACTCAGAATAAGCCATTATTGTTATGTTATCAACTGTTTCGTGGGTTTCATTTCTCTTCTCCGTGAAGTCAATGAATCGTTTTACATCTCTCGTGTAGGCGTCAATAGTATTTCTCGTCAACTTATTATTTTGTAATTTTTTTATATAAATCGTCAATAAATCATTCATAATTTCTCTCCTATATTATAGGGAATGTTAATACTTTACATACGTTAGACTCTAAAAAATAAATAAAATGTAAGAACATAATTATAAACTAATTTATAATTATTATCAACTATTTTGTAAACCATAACACTGTTTATATATCTCTTTGGGTTATTAATTAATCTTGAGAGAGAAAAATCTACAAACTTGGGGAGAAAAATACCCATTACTATTAAAATAATAAAACACTTAATTGATAATATAACAAAATGGAATAAATCCTTATGCTTCATTTGCTTAGACTTCCCAAATTATTAATAAGATTTTTAACAAAATAAGGTGCTATATATGATTCTATAATTATCCCTATAAATAAGAAAGCAATTATTACAATAAATATAACGCTATAATATATTATTCTGCTAGATATACTACTTGTCCATTGTTTATTGAACTTGTTTCTTAATAACATTATAGAAAATTCCATTGATATCACCGATGCAAAAATAGTGCATGGAATATAAATTAAATTTTGAGGTAATACCCCTAGCATTGCAATACCAATACCACTCTTTCCTAGCCCACTAATCATAAAACTAAATGTGAACCCAACTGTAAATCCTTTTAACAAATCAATGATCACAATAATTGGTAAACCCACAATAGTTAACCCTAAAAACCATAGAAAAATAATTACTGGTAAATTGTTTTTTATTGATTGAAAAAATATTAATTTATAACTAATCCCACTTGTGTTTGAAGGATCAATAAAATTAACTAAATAATTCACTAAATCCTTGTGTTCAAATTCACCCATATACTTCACACTATAAATCCCTAAAATTATACCTGTAAATACACACAAAATACTTATAATATACAACCAATAATTCTCTTGTATATGTTTATTTACATTACTTACCAATGTGTTAGATGACATAATTTTTCCCCCTTGTTAATCATTATATTTTTTTATAGCTACTCATAATATGTTATTAAAATCCACTCACGTTATATTCATGCTAGACTTCACCTTATTTAAGATAAAATTGAACATAAATAATTACAATATCTTAATTAATATTTATGATAACAAACGAGTTTATATGCATATTTAATTTAACATTAATAACCACATTACAATTTTATCTTTATTTGCAAAATTATTTTTATATAACTTAATATTATAGGCTCTATTACGGCATAATATATATTAGAGATTATAAAAAAGGTGGCGAATATTTTGAGAATAGAAACTAATTCTTCTACAAGAATATATAAAGATAAGCTTAGCTTTGAAAATCTCAACAATCTATCGAATATACTGTATATTGGTAATGAAGCTAAAATTAAAACTTATTCAATTCTTGTTTACAATCATGAGAAAGGTCTTTCTCAGAGTATTCATTTAACTATTAAAAATATGTTTAATCTTAATACTTATTATACAAACTATGCTGTTTGCGAAGCTAAATGGAATAAATCTTCTAATGTTGAATTAAACAAAATGTACATAGATGATTTAAAGCAGAACATTAATCATAGAGAGAAATCAGCTAAGGATTTAACTAATAAAATTAAATTTTGGAGTAAAATTCATACTCATATTATCGATATATCTAAGGCTATTAAAAATAGTAAAAGCCTCCCCAAATTTAAGTATTATAGACCATATTATTTTTATATGTCAGATGATAAGATTTTTGTTGAGGCAAATTATAAAAATAAAACAATTATATATAATATGTACGATTTTGAACATGCTCTTGTCGTAAAAAAAATTAGCAGATTAACTAATAAACTGAATATGATTAAGCGTGGTATAGGTTATCAAAAACAAAAACTTGCAAGACTTAATACAAGTGCAGTAAAATCATGTTTTGGTACTAAGAAACTATTCAAAGCCCAGCATACATTATATAACGAGCATTTTGAATGGAAAGAAGACTTCTATAAAGCTAGACATAAAACTATAGAACTTCAAGGACTTAAAACAGTTACACAAGGAAATGCTTGTGTTAAATACAACTACGAAACGAATTTACTAAAGATCCAACTGCCATATGAAAATAAAATAGGTGCATATCATAGTTCACAATGGTTTGAAGTAGAAAATGTTGATTTTCCTTACCATAAAGACTTATTAATAGAAGCTCTAAACACTAAAAATTCCCCTGTTTCCTTACGAATTGAAGACAAAGGAGATTACTTTTTGTTTAAGCCATCTTATAAACTATTTAAAGATGAAAGTCAAATTAATTGTTCTAAGGCAAATGGAATTGTAGGCTATGATATAAACTACGACCATATTGCATGGAGTGAAACTGATTGTATCGGCAACCTATTAGACTTTGGCACTATACATTTTAATATAGCAAATAAAACTTCAGGGCAAATTTCAAAAATTTTAGAAAAGGGTGCCTTAGGACTTGTTCAAATAGCCAGGGATAAAAATAAACCACTTGCTGGTGAGGATATTAAAAACATCAGTAAATCCAAATTAACTTATGGGAATACTAAACGAAATATAAAAATCAGTATGTTTGCGCATAAAAAAATCATTGAAGCAATCAGTTCTAGGGCTTTTAAAGAAAATTTAGCCGTATTTTATGTTAATCCAGCATACACTAGCCAAATGGGTAAAATAAAATATATGAAAGCTAAAGGAATATCTATTCATGTATCCGCTGCATATTGTATAGCTCGTAGAGCTCTTGGGTATAAAGAGAAAATACCTTTGATATATAGAACATTTACAACTAATTGGAGGGTACTGTCCAAAGAGTTAAAGACACTTAAAATACATTATTTATATAAAATTTCAAGCACCTTCGGATACACAGACTTAAAAGCTTTTGTAAAAGATACTATAGTAAGCAATTATACTGTCTTCAAAGAAAAGCCTATTATAAAGTTTAGTTTTAATTAAATTATTCAGATAAATTACTTCAATATAAAAATAAAAAATGGCTTTATAGCTTATAGTTACCCTAAAATCTAAGGTTGCTACGCAGTGAAGGCACTTACGTGATAGGGGTGCATTAATTATGAGCTACTCATGAAATAATTATAATTGTAGCTTATTATAAAAATTAGCTTGTTTAGAATTCTAAACAAGCTCTATGTTACAAGGATATTGTTTCTTACTGTTCTTAGTTCAATGAGAACTGGACCGCTTTTGAGGTTTACAATCGCCCACTTCTATAAGTGGTTCGTATGTTGAATTAATTCACCTCTTCTCCATAAATTTCACTATAAAAAGGAAACCACCTTTACGGATTACATATTTTGTGTTATAATACTTGTATAGAGGTGATTCAATATCAATATCAATACTAAAAAAATAGAAAAACTACCAAATAAAAATTTAACTACTAAACTTAATTCTAAGGAAGATTCAATTTCTAATGATAATTTGATTTACGATTCTTTTGAAGAATATCTTAATAACTATAATTCTAATTAATATTAAGGATGTAAGCTTTTGCTTACATCCTATTATTTTTCTTAAGCCTTCCTATTAAACAAAATAAAAGAGCATCTATTAAAGACACTCTTAATCTATCCATTTAGCTAACCCTATTTTGTAATCTTAGCTTATCAGCAACCATTTCTATAAATTCAGAATTAGTTGGTTTACCTTTAGCATAATATTATCAATCTTACCTTCAACCATATCCCTTCTTTCAAATAGAGCAAGTTGTATTAACAATATTGGATTTCGAGATTTACAGTTTAAATTTAATATTGAAGAGAGCCCTTAGGCTCTCCCAACCAATCAATTTGATACGATAACTCGAAAATCTTAATCTAATAGATCATCGTATTCATTTAGTAGTCCATCTAGCTTTTGGCTTAGCTCTACCAGTTTTGGGTCAGTTAATCTGTCTTTTTCGTTGATTAACTGGTGCATCGCTTTTCTTAAGTCTTCAATCTTTTGTGTTATTTCATTCATATTTGTCATAATATCCCACCTTTCGTTAATAATTATAACGAAAATTCAGATATTTTAGTTTATTAATATATGAGTAATTAGCATTCACTGTTTGCAATTCATTGAATTTATCTATGTAAATAATAATTAAAGATAATTATTTGAACGACAAAAAGACCTAATTACGTAATTGGTGAGGTGTAATAACCTTTAATCCTATCCGTAATCTTTTAATTTTTTTTCAAAGGTTCGCATCATAACAATATTACCTTTTGTGCTACAAAATAGTACACAAATATAATCCCTATATTCATGAAATTTAGTAGTATCTATATGTCTTAACAATTCTCCAAATTCTCCATCTGTTATAAATTGCTTAGGTTTTCTTTCATTTTTAAATTGTTTAATATTTTTTACTACGTCTTTTTTTATTACACCCTGCTCTTTGGAATAATTAAAAAACACTTTAATATTTCTGATATAATTATTTACTATGGTAATAGATACTTGTTTTCCATAATCTCATCGTGCCTCGGGAATATTACCTTTTAGTATTTTTTTATCTATCACTACCGTATATTTACCTCTGTTTTTTATATATACAACATAATCTCTAATGTCTTTTTCTGTGATTTTAATAACATATTCTATATTTTTTTCTTCTTGCATATATTTAGAAAATAACCTAAGTGTTTGTTCATAACTCATCAATTGTATACTCAATTTTTCGCATTAAAAAAAACCCCCTCTATTTCATCTATAAATAGAAAAGGTCTATTGATTGTCTTTTAAGAACATATACACTTTTTTTAACAATTAACCGTATTTTTATGACGATATTTATAAAGTTTATTGCTTTCTAATTACCTCTTACCCGTTGATATACCTAAGACTAGCTAACCCTATTTTGTAATCTTAGCTTATCAGCAACCATTGCTATAAATTCTGAATTAGTTGGTTTACCTTTAGCATTATGAACGGTATAACCAAATATTTTGTTTATGGTTTCAACTTGACCACGTCCCCATGCTACTTCTATAGCATGTCTTATTGCTCTCTCCACCCTACTAGCAGTAGTATTAAACTTTTTAGCAATAGATGGGTATAATTCCTTTGTCACTGCAGATAAAAGTTCAATATCATTTACTACCATAGTAATTGCTTCTCTTAAATACATATATCCCTTAATATGGGCTGGCACTCCAATTTCATGTATTATATTTGTTATTTCAGCTTCTAAGTCCATAGGTTCATTACGGTTGCTTTTCCTAACTTCAGTAGTATCAATAAACGAAATTGGTTTTTTATTACTGTTATCACTAGAAATCGTATTGTTAAACATCTGCCTTATTCTTTTTGTGAAAACTTCCATATCAAATGGTTTTACTACATAATAATCTGCTCCAAGTGCTATAGCCCTTTGTGTTATTTTATCTTGTCCCACTGCAGATAAAACTATTATTTTAGGTATTGGATTAAGATCCATACTGCCTAATCTTTCAAGGACGCCAAGACCATCTAAATGTGGCATTATTATATCCAATACTACTAGATCAGGTTTTCTCTCTTTTATTAACTTAAGAGCCTCTATTCCATCTTTTGCAATACCTGTAACCATAATATCTCTTTGGCTTAACAAATAATCATTTAAAATATTACAAAACTCTTTATTATCATCTGCAATAAGCACACTAATTCTTGATTCTTCCATATTCTAACTCCCCTTTATCAATAAATTCCCATATCTTAACAAATATTAATTCGACAAAAGAATTACAATTCCTTCTTATATTAAAAAAAATATTACAAATAAATGATAAATTATCATTTATTTGTAATGTATAAAGATAACATATGCTACTCTATATCTCATTATATCTATTTTACCTCTTTTTTTTAGATAATGCTAGTTATTTTGATAAAATGCCTGCATCTTTCAACATCCATTCAATATATATACCATATCCAACGTCAGGTTTATTAATTAAAACA
Encoded here:
- a CDS encoding D-alanyl-D-alanine carboxypeptidase family protein, giving the protein MKIKRGEIMTKKSKVYLSLSLSLVLLFSTLVQTVHAEDLYVNAISAIALDCDSKVVLYEKNAYTPIEIASTTKIITALVAIKCGDLNKKIIISKKAATIRGSEIGLKEGEEITLKELLYGLLMRSGNDAAIAIAEGVSGSVDEFLKLMNEYALEIGLLNSNFESPHGLDSSNHYSTAYDLALITAKAKEVKIFNDIVGSKDIIAKDYDFTRSYHNINKILSVLPNSTGVKTGFTGKAGKCLVTSVKIQNRDIIIITLNCTPRWKETEKINNYIEKTYKYKKVVSKGDILGKIILKNGDSNVEIVSKKDIIIPVKNDQKIEIKVKKPLYEVYAPVHQGEKIGRLDVYANNKLLLTESLVSKSSVYSKTNFRFRFNKIINFILQ
- a CDS encoding DUF2953 domain-containing protein, with protein sequence MFKFIIVFLFVLTIVLFPIHLKITLKYTNKVLEIYIYKKKLEVNKSLKSNSKDQLKAKPTKIFFKPLNLRDIDLSDINLSDINLIIHKFKKLKFKPTLTLNTKLEYGFDDAALVAIVFGLIHSTYSLLYLILINFVKIKNIDLKVTPQFKENNLNMEISSIIYINFVKIIYMAFIILPCLINIKHNKTNFKKYRGGNVHG
- the ytfJ gene encoding GerW family sporulation protein, which encodes MDNHPIENLMRSTMESIKDMIDVNTIVGDPVKSLDGTTIIPISRVCFGFASGGSEFNNVNTADSTNKYPFGGGSGAGVTVKPVAFLVVKNDSIRLLSVDQQNTYDKIVDTVPQVIDIIKGMFKDKCANDTEPENKESDNKQKCDE
- the scpB gene encoding SMC-Scp complex subunit ScpB, yielding MNEFNIKQLEGKDISTNNIYYSIIESLLFVAGESLKLTEIANILECSIEFTMKLINELKVKYQHEQRGIRIIETNDEYQLVTKPCNSEYVQKLLKINVRQSLSQASLETLAIIAYKQPMTRVEVEDIRGVKSDRAIYTLSEKRLIKESGRKNVPGRPIIYVTTDEFLKHFNFLNLNEMPSLEEFNDISEGKSPLL
- a CDS encoding segregation/condensation protein A, producing MPVSIKVTNFEGPFDLLLHLIKKNKMNIYDINIVEITNQYLEYLRSMREMDLEMTSEFIVIAATLIEIKSKYLLPKNKEDISTEDEYDVEKELMDKLVEYRKYKVIAENLKIMEQETGIMISKKPEIIEEDNQNSKEVDFLKNITIFDLHNLYNSLMEKYKNKMNTDIIVNKEILIDEYKIEDKMEELKQKLNHFGKIHFTNLIYGYSSKIEVIVMFLALLELIKIRSVRVFQENNFKAIYLERVN
- a CDS encoding D-alanyl-D-alanine carboxypeptidase family protein; the encoded protein is MLSLIFTTQFCNMPAKAENKDDKGIVVQAKSALLMEPTSGKIIYEKNSHEKFAPASVTKIMTMLLAMEAVDSGKIKLTDKITVSENSKKMGGSSMILDTGEVRTVEEILKGIAIASGNDAAVAMAEYLAGSEGAFVNMMNAKAKSLDMKDTSFKNCTGLSADGHITTAYDISIMSRELLKHPKILKYSSTYMETISEGRKAPIGLVNHNKLVRFFNGCDGLKTGFTNEAKYCISATAKQNNVRVLAIIMGAPTFKIRNSDASMLMNYGFSKFETKKVIVKDQNLEKVILNKKGDKFLIAKAQEDFLLTLERGNKNIITKKLVLKQGLIDYKKNVVIGSCEIYVDNKLCGKINICSDRDIKKSRVWDNIINNFTDLFDKAI
- a CDS encoding tyrosine recombinase, whose product is MNDLLTIYIKKLQNNKLTRNTIDAYTRDVKRFIDFTEKRNETHETVDNITIMAYSEYLKKEGKANSSIARSIVSIRNYYKYLIKNNLAQNDPTAYFSLPKIKRNIPQILSIEEIDELLNQPEQLTIKGCRDKAMLELMYATGMKVSELLSLTVYDINLDSLYITCNNGRKNERIIPIGTHAISCTSEYLKIRNKINLNNLNLLFLNTKSEKMTRQGFWKIIKEYAKTTSIKKTINSYTIRHSFAVHLLQNGAGISAVQELLGHNSMSTTQIYSTVIKKNKIAEIYKNTFPRA
- the spoIIM gene encoding stage II sporulation protein M, whose product is MSSNTLVSNVNKHIQENYWLYIISILCVFTGIILGIYSVKYMGEFEHKDLVNYLVNFIDPSNTSGISYKLIFFQSIKNNLPVIIFLWFLGLTIVGLPIIVIIDLLKGFTVGFTFSFMISGLGKSGIGIAMLGVLPQNLIYIPCTIFASVISMEFSIMLLRNKFNKQWTSSISSRIIYYSVIFIVIIAFLFIGIIIESYIAPYFVKNLINNLGSLSK
- a CDS encoding IS200/IS605 family element transposase accessory protein TnpB, which encodes MRIETNSSTRIYKDKLSFENLNNLSNILYIGNEAKIKTYSILVYNHEKGLSQSIHLTIKNMFNLNTYYTNYAVCEAKWNKSSNVELNKMYIDDLKQNINHREKSAKDLTNKIKFWSKIHTHIIDISKAIKNSKSLPKFKYYRPYYFYMSDDKIFVEANYKNKTIIYNMYDFEHALVVKKISRLTNKLNMIKRGIGYQKQKLARLNTSAVKSCFGTKKLFKAQHTLYNEHFEWKEDFYKARHKTIELQGLKTVTQGNACVKYNYETNLLKIQLPYENKIGAYHSSQWFEVENVDFPYHKDLLIEALNTKNSPVSLRIEDKGDYFLFKPSYKLFKDESQINCSKANGIVGYDINYDHIAWSETDCIGNLLDFGTIHFNIANKTSGQISKILEKGALGLVQIARDKNKPLAGEDIKNISKSKLTYGNTKRNIKISMFAHKKIIEAISSRAFKENLAVFYVNPAYTSQMGKIKYMKAKGISIHVSAAYCIARRALGYKEKIPLIYRTFTTNWRVLSKELKTLKIHYLYKISSTFGYTDLKAFVKDTIVSNYTVFKEKPIIKFSFN
- a CDS encoding aspartyl-phosphate phosphatase Spo0E family protein, with translation MTNMNEITQKIEDLRKAMHQLINEKDRLTDPKLVELSQKLDGLLNEYDDLLD